One Natronomonas gomsonensis genomic window, CTCTAAGGCGACGCCGGCGGCCAAAAGCAGCAGGCCGGCGACGACGAGCGCGACCGACCCCGACAGCGCATCGACGACCGTCGCCTCGACAAACGACAGCGACTGCAACAGTGCGCCGACGACGGCGAGGTCGATGTACGCCCGCGAGCGACGCAGGTATCCGAGGTAGCCAGTCGAGGCGACCCCGGCCAAGGCGACGGTGTGTAACCCGACGAAGGCGGCCAGTTCGGGAACGGTGTCCGGCGCCGTCACCGCGAGGCCAGTCGCGAGAGCGAGGGCGACGACGGTGAGTGCGGCCCAGCCGCCGGATTCCCGGTCGCCGTCGGCGAAGAGCCACCCGATGCCGAGGAGTGTGCCGACTGCTGTTGCACCCACGACGGCCGACGGTCCGAAGGTGTACAGTTCGAACTGTCCTTCGAGGACGGTCATCATCACAAGCGTCCCGATGGCGAGTGCGACGCCGCCGACGCGGTAGGTCCACTGGACTGCACCCTCGCGGGTGTGGCCGAGTGCGAACAGCGCGACGCCGAGGAGGCCGACTGCGGGAACGGGGTCGTCCGGCGAGGACAGCAAGAGGACCAACGCGACGACGACCGCGAGGCCGAAGCCTGCGGCGACCCGCGACCCCAGTGCATGGGCTGTCGGCAGGATGGCGACGGTCCACGCCAACAGCAGCCACTCCGGGTCGACACCGAGCGTTAGCAGGTCCTCGAAGAGGAACAGCGACGGCCCGACCAACACGGCCCCGAGGACACAGAGCGCGTGGCCGATTCGGGGGACTGACCGGTCGTAGGCGACGATGCCCGCGACGTACGCAAGCGTCGGTCCCGCGATGAGAACCGCCATCCGCGCCGCGCGCGGCAGGTCCGCCCAGTTCGTCGCGAGAAACAGGACGACACCGGCGAACACGAGGGCGGCGCCGACGAGCGACAGCGCGACGACGACCCGCGAACGCCCGGACGATTCGTCCTCGTAGCGTGCCAGTATCGCCTCGGCCTGAGACTCGCTGATGATTCCCTCGCGGACCCACTCATCGACTTCCTCTTGGAGGGCGTCAGGGTCCATGTCGCGAGTTCACACGACCGATTGTGATAAATCCGGGGCCAAAACGTGAGCAGATACGATTTGCGTGGGGAACCATCCAAATCGCCTCCTTGATAACTGACGGATGACTCTCCAGAGGAAAGACGAGATGGATTCCGAAGAAAACACCCACGTCATCCTGTTGCTCATCTATATTGGCGTTGGCATTGCCTTCCTGCTGTTCTCGCTTCTCATCATCGAGAGTATCGTATTCTGATACGTTCGCGGCCGATTACTACCGGCAGGCTACCACGGTTCGTCTTTCAGGCCGAACGCGTAGGCGATGGCGTTCGTCCCGACGTGGAGAATCGGTGTCAGAACGATGACCGCGACGATGACGGCCAGCGTGAACGTCTCGCGGAACCAGCCAAACGAGAGGATGGCGGTCAATAGCAGTGCGACCACGACGAAGTCGAGTTGGTCGACGACGGGGAAGACGGCGCCGCGCTTTCGGCCGGTCCGGCGCTTGGCGAACGACGCGAGGATGTCGCCGAGCATCGCGCCGAAGGCGAGGCCGACGGCGGCCGTGATGGGGAACTCGGGGAGGCCGAGGCCGAGCAATCCGTTCAGTGCGTTGAGCAGGAGCGCGACGACGACCCCCGCGGCGGTGCCGAAGGCGGTCCCGCGCCACGTCTTCCCGTCGCCGAGAATCCGTTTGCCGTCGTCGAGTCGGCGGCCGCCGTCGATTGGTCGGCCGCCGCCAGCCAACACGGCGACGTTGTTCGGGATGTAGGCGGGCAGCATCGCCCACACGGCGACGACGAGGGTCTCGACTACCATATCCGGCCTCCACTCGGCACGAGTATAAGACCGGGGGATTCCGCTTGCGGGGGTACGCTCTTGGGGCGGGCGGGAGTACTCGACGGTATGCTACCGCCAATCGCCCGGCGGTTCGTCGCCGGCGAGTCGCCCGCGACCGCGATGGACCACGCGCGCCGACTCAACGACGACGGAATCGGCGCGATACTCAATCTCCTCGGCGAACACTACGACACGCGCCCACCCGCCGACGCCGACACCGACGCCTACTGTCGACTGCTCGGGGAACTCGGCGACAGCGACCTCGACGCCTGTATCTCGGTGAAACCCTCCCAACTCGGCCTTGACGTCGATGTGGGCGTCTTCCGTGAGAACCTCGAACGCATCGTCGAGGCCGCCGCCGAAAGCGGTGCTTTCGTCTGGATGGACATGGAGGACCACACGACCACCGACGCGACGCTTTCGGCGTTCGTCGCACAGGCCGAAACGTATCCCGGCATGGGGCTATGTCTGCAAGCGAACCTCAAGCGGACGGCCGCCGACATCGAGCGACTCGCCGATGTCCCGGGAAAGATACGGCTGGTGAAAGGCGCCTACGAGGAACCCCCCGAAGTCGCTTACACCGACAAACCGAGGGTGAACGAGGCCTACCGAGAGTACCTCGAGTTGGCGTTTCAGGAGTTCGATCGCGGTGTCGCCGTCGGGAGTCACGACCCCGAGATGATAGCTCACGCCGCCGACCTCCACGAGGAGTACGGCACGCCCTACGAGGTCCAGATGTTGATGGGGGTTCGTGAGGACGCCCAACGGAAGTTGGCCGACGACGACGTCACCGTCTACCAGTACGCCCCCTACGGCGACCGCTGGCTGTCGTACTTCTATCGGCGGCTGATGGAGCGCAAGGAGAACGCGGTGTTCGCGCTGCGGGCGATTCTCACCGGCTAATCAGTCGTCGACGGCCTCGTCGTCGGCCCGAGGGGCCGGCGTCTCTTCGGTCACGTCGATTTGGATACTCTGCTCTCGGTTCTCGCCGAAGCCGGCGCTGAGGATGCGCGTCAGGGCGTCTTCGACCTTCTCGTCGACCTCCTCGTAGCGGTCCGGTTCGACCTCGACGACGAACCCCGTCGTGATGTTCGGTGCGGTCGGCAGAAACAGCACGTCCTTGCCGTCGTCGGTCGTCTTGCCCGTCTTGAACGCGGTCATCCGCATCCCGTTCCACGTTTCGAGTTTCACCGGCGTCTGGAGGTCTTCGGGGCCGGAGACAGCGGTTTCGACGGCCATCTTCGAGGCGTTGTACACGACCCGCAGCCCCGGCAGGCGGTTCATCACGTTGTCGAGTGACTGTTCGAGGAGGTCGCCGACGGTCGTTCGCATCAGGTAGCCGACCGAGAGGACCAACAGCGCGAACAACACTAGCGTGACAACAACGCGGACGACGACTGGCTGATTCGCCAGCGCTTGTTCCAACAGCGGCAGGTTGGCTATCGACTGGTAGATGAAGGCGACGACGTACGCCGTCACGAGCAACGGCACCAGCACGATGAGCCCGCTCGCGATGTCGCGCTTCCACGAGGGCGGCAGCATTCGTCTCAACATTTCCCTGCCGCGTATTCAGCGCTTCGACCTGGTGACGCCGTCGAGGCGACTATCCGACGCTTCCGCGGGCCTCAAGACCGACGCCGCCCGTTTGTCTCACCCGCTCCAGTGAAGGCTTCCGGCGACGAACCGCTCGCGCGTTGGATGGGCCTCGCCACGGTGGCGTCTCTATCTTCGTCTCACGGAAAGCCGACGGACCGAATCCGTCGAGGGCATCGTGTCGGGTGGAGGCTGGCCTCAGAACTGTACGTTGGTCTCCATGCCCTCGGTTGCCTCCTCTAACCCGTCGTCTTGTACGTCGGTCGTGAGCTGTTGGCTCAGGTCGGCAGTGGCGATGAGGTCCTCGAACTCGCTGCGGAACCGGCCGCTGACGCGTCGACTCTCGTCTCGGGCATCGACGACCCGGCGATACCGGCGGACGGTCGACTCGGAGACGCCGAGTGCCTCGGCGATGTCGCTCGTCGGACGGTCCTCGGCGAGGAACTCACGGAGCGTCTCCAACTCGAAGGGGGCGTCGGTGTCCCGTTCCCGGAGGAGGTGCAAATCGAGGCGGGCCCGAAACACCGTCCGCTGGTCCACGTCGAGCGCCTCGGCAATGTCCCCATCGGAGTCCCCGGCGTAGAACCGCTCGACGACCGCCACCAGCGCCTCGTCGTCCAGAGACGTATCGAACCCACAGACTTCCCGCATCTCGGCGACGATTGCGGCGAGTCCCTCGGTCGATGTCTCGCCGGTGAGCGAGCCACGGGACTCGGACTGCCGTTCGGTGACGGTGTCCTCGTCGGTGATGTCGACGAAAATATCCCGTAGCTCCTCGGTTTTTTCATCCATCTCGACTACGTATCAACCGGTTCTGTGTACATAAGCCTGTTCCCGAACGCGCCGTCGACCGATACACAAAAGGTGGTTGACGTGGTCGGGGGGAGTATGACTAACACATCGACAACCGACGTCGACCTCGTCGGGTCGGAGATGACGCTGAACATCGCCCGCGTCGCCCTGCTTGCGGCGCTGATGGGTGCCTTCGCCTACGTCTCGTTCCCGAATCCCTTGGTCCCGAGCGTTCCGGTCACCCTACAGGTGCTGGGCGTGTTCCTCGCGGCTATCTTCCTCGGACCGGTGTGGGGGGCCGCGGCGATGGTGGTGTACCTGCTCGCGGGCGCGCTGGGCGTGCCGGTGTTCTCCAGTGGGTCCGCCGGGTTGGGTTCGTTCTTCGGTGCGACCGGCGGCTACCTGGTGTCGTACCCCTTCGCCGCCTTCCTCGTCGGTGCCGTTGTCCACGGCGGTCTCGAACCGACGCCTCCGAAATCCGTCTCGGTCGGTCGTCTCCTCGTAGGGATGGGACTCGCCGTGCCTGTCGTTTACGCCTTCGGCATTCCCGTCTACTGGTACTATCTCGACGTGACGTGGACGACGGCTATCGTCAACGCCGGCCTGCTGTTCCTCCCGGCCGAGGCCGTAAAAATCGCCGCCGCCGTCGGCATCGTCCACAGCGACCGCCTCAAAACCGCATGATTCGAACCGAGGGTCTCGTCCACCGATACGGTGAGACGACGGCTCTCGACGGCGCCTCGCTGACCATCGAGGACGGCGAATTCGTCGTTCTCGCGGGTGCAAACGGGTCCGGAAAGACCACGCTGGTCCGACATTTCAACGGGCTGTTGGAACCGGACGACGGCGAGGTGTTCGTCAACGGTCGACCGGTCGACGAGGACCTCGTCGCCGCCCGGACGGCCGTCGGGATGGTGTTTCAGAACCCGCGGGACTGTTTCGTCGCCGCCACCGTCGGCGCGGACGTGGCCTTCGGCCCCGAGAACCTCGGTCTCTCGCGGGCGGAAATCGACGACCGGGTGGAGTCGGCGCTGGATGCCGTCGACATGGCCGACCGGGCCGACGAGCGCCTCGACCGCCTCTCCGGCGGTGAGCAGGCCCGCGTCGCCATCGCTGGAGCGCTGGCGATGGACCCCGACCACCTCGTGTTGGACGAACCGTTCGCGGGACTGGACTGGCCGGCACGACGGGCCGTCCTCGAACACCTCGATGGACTTTCGGAATCCGGGACGAGCATCGTCGTCGTCACCCACGACCTTCGGGACGTACTCGAGCGGGCCGACCGAGTCGTCGCGCTCTCGTCGGGGACCGTTGCCTTGGATGCCGACCCGGAGACGGCCCGTGACCGACTCGCCCAACTCGACGTACGACCGTGCTGAGTTACGAACCCGGCGACTCGCTGGCCCACCGTCTCGACCCGCGCTCGAAACTCGCCGTACAGGTCGGCTTCGTCACTGTCGCCTTTGCCTACACGACGCCTCGCGGTCTGGCCGTGCTGACTGCCGTGACGGTCAGCATGCTCGCCGTCGCCGCGACCCCGCCGTGGACGGCCCTCTCGGAGTTGAAGTACGTCCTCCCGCTGTTGGCGGCCGCGCCGGCCGTCGAGGCGCTGACGCTCGGGTCGCCGTGGGTCGTCGTCGCCGACGCCGTCGCGCCGGCGCTTGCGGCCTATCGAATCCTGTTGGTGTTGGCCGTCAGCGCCGCCTACGTCCGGACGACGCCCGTTCGGGAGTCTCGTGCGGTCGTTCAGCGACACGTTCCCGGCCGAACCGGACAGTTCCTCGGGATGAGCGTCGCCTTCGTCTTCCGGTTCTTGCCCGTCCTGCA contains:
- a CDS encoding energy-coupling factor ABC transporter ATP-binding protein, giving the protein MIRTEGLVHRYGETTALDGASLTIEDGEFVVLAGANGSGKTTLVRHFNGLLEPDDGEVFVNGRPVDEDLVAARTAVGMVFQNPRDCFVAATVGADVAFGPENLGLSRAEIDDRVESALDAVDMADRADERLDRLSGGEQARVAIAGALAMDPDHLVLDEPFAGLDWPARRAVLEHLDGLSESGTSIVVVTHDLRDVLERADRVVALSSGTVALDADPETARDRLAQLDVRPC
- a CDS encoding DUF502 domain-containing protein; translated protein: MLPPSWKRDIASGLIVLVPLLVTAYVVAFIYQSIANLPLLEQALANQPVVVRVVVTLVLFALLVLSVGYLMRTTVGDLLEQSLDNVMNRLPGLRVVYNASKMAVETAVSGPEDLQTPVKLETWNGMRMTAFKTGKTTDDGKDVLFLPTAPNITTGFVVEVEPDRYEEVDEKVEDALTRILSAGFGENREQSIQIDVTEETPAPRADDEAVDD
- a CDS encoding proline dehydrogenase family protein; protein product: MLPPIARRFVAGESPATAMDHARRLNDDGIGAILNLLGEHYDTRPPADADTDAYCRLLGELGDSDLDACISVKPSQLGLDVDVGVFRENLERIVEAAAESGAFVWMDMEDHTTTDATLSAFVAQAETYPGMGLCLQANLKRTAADIERLADVPGKIRLVKGAYEEPPEVAYTDKPRVNEAYREYLELAFQEFDRGVAVGSHDPEMIAHAADLHEEYGTPYEVQMLMGVREDAQRKLADDDVTVYQYAPYGDRWLSYFYRRLMERKENAVFALRAILTG
- a CDS encoding biotin transporter BioY, which produces MTNTSTTDVDLVGSEMTLNIARVALLAALMGAFAYVSFPNPLVPSVPVTLQVLGVFLAAIFLGPVWGAAAMVVYLLAGALGVPVFSSGSAGLGSFFGATGGYLVSYPFAAFLVGAVVHGGLEPTPPKSVSVGRLLVGMGLAVPVVYAFGIPVYWYYLDVTWTTAIVNAGLLFLPAEAVKIAAAVGIVHSDRLKTA
- a CDS encoding energy-coupling factor transporter transmembrane component T family protein: MLSYEPGDSLAHRLDPRSKLAVQVGFVTVAFAYTTPRGLAVLTAVTVSMLAVAATPPWTALSELKYVLPLLAAAPAVEALTLGSPWVVVADAVAPALAAYRILLVLAVSAAYVRTTPVRESRAVVQRHVPGRTGQFLGMSVAFVFRFLPVLQADLARIRDAQRARLGTERPVHERIASVLLSALDGAFDRSERFADALQARCFAWNPTLPALRFTWLDGPALVVAGGFLLAAIVTVV
- a CDS encoding CDP-2,3-bis-(O-geranylgeranyl)-sn-glycerol synthase yields the protein MVVETLVVAVWAMLPAYIPNNVAVLAGGGRPIDGGRRLDDGKRILGDGKTWRGTAFGTAAGVVVALLLNALNGLLGLGLPEFPITAAVGLAFGAMLGDILASFAKRRTGRKRGAVFPVVDQLDFVVVALLLTAILSFGWFRETFTLAVIVAVIVLTPILHVGTNAIAYAFGLKDEPW
- a CDS encoding conditioned medium-induced protein 4; this translates as MDEKTEELRDIFVDITDEDTVTERQSESRGSLTGETSTEGLAAIVAEMREVCGFDTSLDDEALVAVVERFYAGDSDGDIAEALDVDQRTVFRARLDLHLLRERDTDAPFELETLREFLAEDRPTSDIAEALGVSESTVRRYRRVVDARDESRRVSGRFRSEFEDLIATADLSQQLTTDVQDDGLEEATEGMETNVQF
- a CDS encoding DUF2157 domain-containing protein, translating into MDPDALQEEVDEWVREGIISESQAEAILARYEDESSGRSRVVVALSLVGAALVFAGVVLFLATNWADLPRAARMAVLIAGPTLAYVAGIVAYDRSVPRIGHALCVLGAVLVGPSLFLFEDLLTLGVDPEWLLLAWTVAILPTAHALGSRVAAGFGLAVVVALVLLLSSPDDPVPAVGLLGVALFALGHTREGAVQWTYRVGGVALAIGTLVMMTVLEGQFELYTFGPSAVVGATAVGTLLGIGWLFADGDRESGGWAALTVVALALATGLAVTAPDTVPELAAFVGLHTVALAGVASTGYLGYLRRSRAYIDLAVVGALLQSLSFVEATVVDALSGSVALVVAGLLLLAAGVALERGRRSLLSRI